A genome region from Urocitellus parryii isolate mUroPar1 chromosome X, mUroPar1.hap1, whole genome shotgun sequence includes the following:
- the Rab9b gene encoding ras-related protein Rab-9B, which yields MSGKSLLLKVILLGDGGVGKSSLMNRYVTNKFDSQAFHTIGVEFLNRDLEVDGRFVTLQIWDTAGQERFKSLRTPFYRGADCCLLTFSVDDRQSFENLGNWQKEFIYYADVKDPEHFPFVVLGNKVDKEDRQVTTEEAQAWCMENGDYPYLETSAKDDTNVTVAFEEAVRQVLAVEEQLEHCMLGHTIDLNSGSKAGSSCC from the coding sequence ATGAGTGGGAAATCCCTCCTCTTAAAGGTCATTCTCTTGGGTGATGGTGGAGTGGGGAAAAGCTCGCTTATGAACCGTTATGTAACCAATAAGTTTGACTCCCAGGCTTTTCACACCATAGGGGTAGAGTTCTTAAATCGAGATCTGGAGGTAGATGGACGCTTTGTAACCCTCCAGATCTGGGACACTGCAGGGCAGGAACGGTTCAAGAGCCTTAGAACACCGTTCTACAGGGGAGCAGACTGCTGCCTCTTGACCTTCAGTGTGGATGACCGGCAGAGCTTTGAAAACCTTGGTAACTGGCAAAAAGAATTCATCTACTATGCAGATGTGAAGGACCCTGAGCACTTCCCCTTTGTAGTTCTGGGTAACAAGGTAGACAAAGAGGATAGGCAGGTAACTACTGAGGAAGCACAAGCCTGGTGCATGGAGAATGGGGATTACCCTTATTTAGAAACAAGTGCCAAAGATGATACTAATGTGACAGTGGCCTTTGAAGAAGCTGTCAGGCAAGTCCTGGCTGTAGAGGAACAGCTGGAGCATTGCATGTTAGGTCACACCATTGACTTGAACAGTGGCTCCAAAGCAGGTTCTTCATGCTGTTAA